In Phaseolus vulgaris cultivar G19833 chromosome 10, P. vulgaris v2.0, whole genome shotgun sequence, a single genomic region encodes these proteins:
- the LOC137818987 gene encoding pentatricopeptide repeat-containing protein At3g42630-like isoform X4, which yields MHSSVDSSSLLQKNSRKRMFPQSDGVFPDTKDDGYMPKQTSLCVLMLYYTENGLFPLAQTTWEQLLYSSFVPSVEFISRLFDAYAKHGKFDEVVNILRYVDMRNFSILPNVYSLAICCFGREGQLELMEDMAKEMASRGVHVSSKTGNAFVLYYSIFGSLKDMENAYGRLKKSRFLIEREVIRAMASAYTRERQFYELGEFIRDVGLGRKDLGNLLWNLMLLSYAVNFKMKSLQKEFLQMVESGFRPDITTFNIRALAFSRMALFWDLHLSIEHMEHENVIPDLVTFGCVVDAYLDRGLGRNLNFALNKMNLDDSPMLLTDPFVYEALEFESCV from the exons ATGCACAGCAGTGTAGATAGTTCTTCATTGCTTCAAAAGAATAGTAGGAAAAGAATGTTTCCTCAATCTGATGGGGTTTTTCCTGATACCAAAGATGATGGTTATATGCCAAAACAGacttctttgtgtgttttgatGCTATATTACACAGAGAATGGTCTCTTTCCTCTGGCACAAACTACATGGGAGCAGCTCCTATATAGTTCTTTTGTACCTTCTGTTGAATTTATTTCAAGATTATTTGATGCTTATGCAAAACATGGAAAATTCGATGAAGTGGTTAATATCTTACGCTACGTGGATATGAGGAATTTCAGTATATTACCTAATGTTTACTCGTTGGCTATCTGTTGTTTTGGAAGAGAAGGACAGCTTGAGTTAATGGAAGATATGGCAAAGGAAATGGCTTCAAGAGGTGTCCATGTCTCTTCTAAAACTGGTAATGCTTTTGTTTTGTATTATAGCATTTTTGGTTCTTTGAAAGACATGGAGAATGCGTATGGCCGCCTTAAGAAATCGAGATTTCTGATAGAGAGGGAAGTTATTCGGGCCATGGCCTCCGCATATACAAGGGAGAGACAATTCTATGAATTGGGTGAGTTCATAAGAGATGTTGGTCTAGGTAGGAAAGATCTGGGAAATCTTTTATGGAACCTTATGTTACTTTCTTATGCTGTTAATTTCAAGATGAAAAGCTTGCAGAAAGAATTTCTCCAAATGGTGGAATCTGGATTTCGTCCTGATATTACGACCTTTAATATTCGTGCTTTAGCCTTCTCAAGGATGGCTTTGTTCTGGGATCTCCACCTTAGCATTGAACATATGGAACATGAGAATGTCATTCCTGATCTAGTGACTTTTGGGTGTGTAGTTGATGCATACTTGGACAGAGGGCTTGGAAGGAACTTGAACTTTGCTCTAAACAAAATGAACTTGGATGATTCTCCAATGTTGTTAACAGATCCGTTTGTGTACGAGGCCTTAG AATTTGAGTCCTGCGTATAG
- the LOC137818987 gene encoding pentatricopeptide repeat-containing protein At3g42630-like isoform X2, protein MEINSLTLPSSRMPILLKDSPSGAPQQHNKGQVNQLRIALNRRNEKGASGGMHSSVDSSSLLQKNSRKRMFPQSDGVFPDTKDDGYMPKQTSLCVLMLYYTENGLFPLAQTTWEQLLYSSFVPSVEFISRLFDAYAKHGKFDEVVNILRYVDMRNFSILPNVYSLAICCFGREGQLELMEDMAKEMASRGVHVSSKTGNAFVLYYSIFGSLKDMENAYGRLKKSRFLIEREVIRAMASAYTRERQFYELGEFIRDVGLGRKDLGNLLWNLMLLSYAVNFKMKSLQKEFLQMVESGFRPDITTFNIRALAFSRMALFWDLHLSIEHMEHENVIPDLVTFGCVVDAYLDRGLGRNLNFALNKMNLDDSPMLLTDPFVYEALEFESCV, encoded by the exons ATGGAAATCAATTCTCTAACACTCCCTTCTTCTCGTATGCCCATTCTGCTGAAGGACTCTCCCAGTGGAGCTCCTCAACAACACAACAAG GGTCAAGTCAACCAATTAAGAATCGCGTTGAACAGAAGGAATGAAAAAGGAGCTTCTGGTGGTATGCACAGCAGTGTAGATAGTTCTTCATTGCTTCAAAAGAATAGTAGGAAAAGAATGTTTCCTCAATCTGATGGGGTTTTTCCTGATACCAAAGATGATGGTTATATGCCAAAACAGacttctttgtgtgttttgatGCTATATTACACAGAGAATGGTCTCTTTCCTCTGGCACAAACTACATGGGAGCAGCTCCTATATAGTTCTTTTGTACCTTCTGTTGAATTTATTTCAAGATTATTTGATGCTTATGCAAAACATGGAAAATTCGATGAAGTGGTTAATATCTTACGCTACGTGGATATGAGGAATTTCAGTATATTACCTAATGTTTACTCGTTGGCTATCTGTTGTTTTGGAAGAGAAGGACAGCTTGAGTTAATGGAAGATATGGCAAAGGAAATGGCTTCAAGAGGTGTCCATGTCTCTTCTAAAACTGGTAATGCTTTTGTTTTGTATTATAGCATTTTTGGTTCTTTGAAAGACATGGAGAATGCGTATGGCCGCCTTAAGAAATCGAGATTTCTGATAGAGAGGGAAGTTATTCGGGCCATGGCCTCCGCATATACAAGGGAGAGACAATTCTATGAATTGGGTGAGTTCATAAGAGATGTTGGTCTAGGTAGGAAAGATCTGGGAAATCTTTTATGGAACCTTATGTTACTTTCTTATGCTGTTAATTTCAAGATGAAAAGCTTGCAGAAAGAATTTCTCCAAATGGTGGAATCTGGATTTCGTCCTGATATTACGACCTTTAATATTCGTGCTTTAGCCTTCTCAAGGATGGCTTTGTTCTGGGATCTCCACCTTAGCATTGAACATATGGAACATGAGAATGTCATTCCTGATCTAGTGACTTTTGGGTGTGTAGTTGATGCATACTTGGACAGAGGGCTTGGAAGGAACTTGAACTTTGCTCTAAACAAAATGAACTTGGATGATTCTCCAATGTTGTTAACAGATCCGTTTGTGTACGAGGCCTTAG AATTTGAGTCCTGCGTATAG
- the LOC137818987 gene encoding pentatricopeptide repeat-containing protein At3g42630-like isoform X3 — translation MHSSVDSSSLLQKNSRKRMFPQSDGVFPDTKDDGYMPKQTSLCVLMLYYTENGLFPLAQTTWEQLLYSSFVPSVEFISRLFDAYAKHGKFDEVVNILRYVDMRNFSILPNVYSLAICCFGREGQLELMEDMAKEMASRGVHVSSKTGNAFVLYYSIFGSLKDMENAYGRLKKSRFLIEREVIRAMASAYTRERQFYELGEFIRDVGLGRKDLGNLLWNLMLLSYAVNFKMKSLQKEFLQMVESGFRPDITTFNIRALAFSRMALFWDLHLSIEHMEHENVIPDLVTFGCVVDAYLDRGLGRNLNFALNKMNLDDSPMLLTDPFVYEALGKGDFQMSSEAFFEFKTHRKWTYRALIQKYLKKHYRRNQIFWNY, via the coding sequence ATGCACAGCAGTGTAGATAGTTCTTCATTGCTTCAAAAGAATAGTAGGAAAAGAATGTTTCCTCAATCTGATGGGGTTTTTCCTGATACCAAAGATGATGGTTATATGCCAAAACAGacttctttgtgtgttttgatGCTATATTACACAGAGAATGGTCTCTTTCCTCTGGCACAAACTACATGGGAGCAGCTCCTATATAGTTCTTTTGTACCTTCTGTTGAATTTATTTCAAGATTATTTGATGCTTATGCAAAACATGGAAAATTCGATGAAGTGGTTAATATCTTACGCTACGTGGATATGAGGAATTTCAGTATATTACCTAATGTTTACTCGTTGGCTATCTGTTGTTTTGGAAGAGAAGGACAGCTTGAGTTAATGGAAGATATGGCAAAGGAAATGGCTTCAAGAGGTGTCCATGTCTCTTCTAAAACTGGTAATGCTTTTGTTTTGTATTATAGCATTTTTGGTTCTTTGAAAGACATGGAGAATGCGTATGGCCGCCTTAAGAAATCGAGATTTCTGATAGAGAGGGAAGTTATTCGGGCCATGGCCTCCGCATATACAAGGGAGAGACAATTCTATGAATTGGGTGAGTTCATAAGAGATGTTGGTCTAGGTAGGAAAGATCTGGGAAATCTTTTATGGAACCTTATGTTACTTTCTTATGCTGTTAATTTCAAGATGAAAAGCTTGCAGAAAGAATTTCTCCAAATGGTGGAATCTGGATTTCGTCCTGATATTACGACCTTTAATATTCGTGCTTTAGCCTTCTCAAGGATGGCTTTGTTCTGGGATCTCCACCTTAGCATTGAACATATGGAACATGAGAATGTCATTCCTGATCTAGTGACTTTTGGGTGTGTAGTTGATGCATACTTGGACAGAGGGCTTGGAAGGAACTTGAACTTTGCTCTAAACAAAATGAACTTGGATGATTCTCCAATGTTGTTAACAGATCCGTTTGTGTACGAGGCCTTAGGTAAAGGGGACTTTCAAATGAGTTCTGAAGCATTTTTTGAGTTTAAGACACATAGGAAATGGACTTACCGTGCTTTGATACAAAAATATCTCAAGAAACATTATAGAAGGAACCAGATATTTTGGAACTACTAA
- the LOC137818987 gene encoding pentatricopeptide repeat-containing protein At3g42630-like isoform X1, producing MEINSLTLPSSRMPILLKDSPSGAPQQHNKGQVNQLRIALNRRNEKGASGGMHSSVDSSSLLQKNSRKRMFPQSDGVFPDTKDDGYMPKQTSLCVLMLYYTENGLFPLAQTTWEQLLYSSFVPSVEFISRLFDAYAKHGKFDEVVNILRYVDMRNFSILPNVYSLAICCFGREGQLELMEDMAKEMASRGVHVSSKTGNAFVLYYSIFGSLKDMENAYGRLKKSRFLIEREVIRAMASAYTRERQFYELGEFIRDVGLGRKDLGNLLWNLMLLSYAVNFKMKSLQKEFLQMVESGFRPDITTFNIRALAFSRMALFWDLHLSIEHMEHENVIPDLVTFGCVVDAYLDRGLGRNLNFALNKMNLDDSPMLLTDPFVYEALGKGDFQMSSEAFFEFKTHRKWTYRALIQKYLKKHYRRNQIFWNY from the exons ATGGAAATCAATTCTCTAACACTCCCTTCTTCTCGTATGCCCATTCTGCTGAAGGACTCTCCCAGTGGAGCTCCTCAACAACACAACAAG GGTCAAGTCAACCAATTAAGAATCGCGTTGAACAGAAGGAATGAAAAAGGAGCTTCTGGTGGTATGCACAGCAGTGTAGATAGTTCTTCATTGCTTCAAAAGAATAGTAGGAAAAGAATGTTTCCTCAATCTGATGGGGTTTTTCCTGATACCAAAGATGATGGTTATATGCCAAAACAGacttctttgtgtgttttgatGCTATATTACACAGAGAATGGTCTCTTTCCTCTGGCACAAACTACATGGGAGCAGCTCCTATATAGTTCTTTTGTACCTTCTGTTGAATTTATTTCAAGATTATTTGATGCTTATGCAAAACATGGAAAATTCGATGAAGTGGTTAATATCTTACGCTACGTGGATATGAGGAATTTCAGTATATTACCTAATGTTTACTCGTTGGCTATCTGTTGTTTTGGAAGAGAAGGACAGCTTGAGTTAATGGAAGATATGGCAAAGGAAATGGCTTCAAGAGGTGTCCATGTCTCTTCTAAAACTGGTAATGCTTTTGTTTTGTATTATAGCATTTTTGGTTCTTTGAAAGACATGGAGAATGCGTATGGCCGCCTTAAGAAATCGAGATTTCTGATAGAGAGGGAAGTTATTCGGGCCATGGCCTCCGCATATACAAGGGAGAGACAATTCTATGAATTGGGTGAGTTCATAAGAGATGTTGGTCTAGGTAGGAAAGATCTGGGAAATCTTTTATGGAACCTTATGTTACTTTCTTATGCTGTTAATTTCAAGATGAAAAGCTTGCAGAAAGAATTTCTCCAAATGGTGGAATCTGGATTTCGTCCTGATATTACGACCTTTAATATTCGTGCTTTAGCCTTCTCAAGGATGGCTTTGTTCTGGGATCTCCACCTTAGCATTGAACATATGGAACATGAGAATGTCATTCCTGATCTAGTGACTTTTGGGTGTGTAGTTGATGCATACTTGGACAGAGGGCTTGGAAGGAACTTGAACTTTGCTCTAAACAAAATGAACTTGGATGATTCTCCAATGTTGTTAACAGATCCGTTTGTGTACGAGGCCTTAGGTAAAGGGGACTTTCAAATGAGTTCTGAAGCATTTTTTGAGTTTAAGACACATAGGAAATGGACTTACCGTGCTTTGATACAAAAATATCTCAAGAAACATTATAGAAGGAACCAGATATTTTGGAACTACTAA